From a single Rosa rugosa chromosome 7, drRosRugo1.1, whole genome shotgun sequence genomic region:
- the LOC133721350 gene encoding probable LRR receptor-like serine/threonine-protein kinase At1g67720 yields MENTLLLLSLLLLLVPSSAQMPGFVSLDCGGEEFFTDDLGLNWSPDELRYGETSSIEVLNETRKQYTSLRHFPADSRKYCYTMNVTSRTRYLLRATFLYGNFDSNNVYPKFDISVGATHWSTIVISDANTIEMIELIFLATSPTVSVCLSNATTGQPFISTLELRQFNGSVYFTDFEQQFYLSVSARINFGADSEDPVRYPDDPFDRIWLSDSIKKANYLVDIAAGTKKVATKLPIDVNGDDLPPQKVLQTAVVGTNGSLTYRLNLDGFPGTGWAVTYFAEIEDLAPDESRKFRLVLPGNPELSKAIVNIEENAHGKYRLYEPGFTNLSLPFVLSFRFGKTSDSTRGPLLNAMEINKYLEKTDGSQDGAAIASFISQYSSADWAQEGGDPCLPVPWSWVECNSDAQPRIVKIKLSSMNLTGNIPSDLTKLSGLVELWLDGNSLTGQIPDFTGCVDLKIIHLENNQLSGGMPSSLMDLPSLKELYVQNNLLSGTIPSGLDDKVVMNYTGNINLREGRRTGSRRNIIIGTTVGAAVLIIATIASCILLRKGKKKYHDQDKLSHPLPVQRLESNKNDAPTEAAHCFTHSEIEEATRKFEKKIGSGGFGVVYYGKTKDGKEIAVKVLTSNSFQGKREFSNEVTLLSRIHHRNLVQFLGYCQEDGRSMLVYEFMHNGTLKEHLYGPLTHEQRINWIKRLEIAEDAAKGIEYLHTGCVPAIIHRDLKSSNILIDKNMRAKVSDFGLSKLAVDGASHVSSIVRGTVGYLDPEYYISQQLTDKSDVYSFGVILLELISGQEAISNENFGVNCRNIVQWAKLHIESGDIQGIIDPSLHDEYDIQSMWKIAEKALMCVQAHGYMRPSISEVLKEIQDAILMERGAAAARDGNSDDTSKNSIHSSLNLGSLDLGGNDNYLSLDESIVRPTAR; encoded by the exons ATGGAGAACacccttctccttctctctctcctcctcctcctagtTCCTTCCTCTGCTCAAATGCCAG GGTTTGTTAGTTTGGATTGTGGAGGTGAAGAGTTTTTTACTGATGATCTTGGTCTGAATTGGAGTCCTGATGAACTTCGTTACGGTGAAACGAGTTCTATAGAGGTTTTGAATGAGACCAGGAAGCAGTACACTTCGCTGAGGCACTTTCCTGCTGATTCGAGAAAATACTGTTACACAATGAATGTCACAAGTAGGACTAGGTACCTGTTGAGAGCGACGTTCTTGTATGGTAACTTTGACAGCAACAATGTTTATCCTAAATTTGATATTTCTGTTGGGGCAACTCATTGGTCTACTATTGTGATTTCGGATGCGAATACTATAGAGATGATAGAGCTGATATTTCTGGCTACTAGTCCTACTGTCAGTGTGTGTTTGTCCAATGCTACAACTGGGCAGCCTTTTATATCGACCTTGGAGCTTCGACAGTTCAATGGTTCGGTTTACTTTACTGATTTTGAACAACAGTTTTACCTCAGTGTCTCAGCTAGGATTAATTTTGGTGCAGATAGTGAAGATCCAGTCAG GTACCCTGATGACCCTTTTGATAGAATTTGGTTATCAGACTCTATCAAGAAAGCAAATTACCTTGTTGACATTGCTGCTGGAACCAAGAAAGTCGCAACCAAATTGCCAATTGATGTTAATGGGGATGACCTGCCGCCTCAGAAAGTTTTGCAGACGGCTGTAGTTGGTACAAATGGATCATTGACTTACCGGCTGAACCTGGATGGTTTTCCTGGTACTGGCTGGGCAGTCACCTACTTTGCAGAAATTGAAGATTTGGCTCCAGATGAGTCCAGAAAGTTTAGGCTAGTACTTCCAGGAAATCCTGAACTCAGCAAAGCTATTGTTAATATTGAGGAAAATGCCCATGGAAAATATCGTCTCTATGAACCAGGATTTACAAACTTATCGCTTCCATTTGTATTATCTTTTAGATTTGGGAAAACATCTGATTCTACCAGGGGCCCTCTCTTGAATGCAATGGAGATAAATAAATATCTGGAAAAAACTGATGGGTCTCAAGATG GAGCTGCTATTGCTAGTTTCATTTCACAATACTCATCTGCAGACTGGGCACAAGAAGGTGGTGATCCATGCCTTCCAGTTCCATGGTCTTGGGTTGAGTGTAATTCTGATGCACAACCAAGAATCGTTAAAAT TAAATTATCCAGTATGAATTTAACAGGGAATATCCCTTCAGACTTGACAAAGCTGAGCGGTTTAGTTGAGTT ATGGCTTGATGGGAACTCACTGACTGGTCAAATACCCGATTTCACTGGATGTGTGGACTTGAAGATCAT TCACCTGGAGAATAACCAGTTGTCGGGTGGAATGCCATCCTCTTTGATGGACCTACCAAGTTTGAAGGAACT GTATGTGCAAAATAACTTGTTATCTGGAACTATACCATCGGGACTTGACGACAAAGTGGTTATGAA CTACACTGGAAACATTAATCTTCGAGAAGGGAGGAGAACTGGTAGCCGCAGAAATATTATTATTGGTACAACAGTTGGGGCTGCTGTCTTAATTATAGCCACCATTGCATCTTGCATACTCTTGCgcaaaggaaaaaagaaataccATGATCAAG ACAAACTTAGTCACCCCTTACCCGTGCAAAGGCTAGAGTCTAACAAGAATGATGCTCCAACTGAAGCTGCACACTGCTTCACTCACTCTGAAATTGAAGAGGCTACTAGAAAGTTTGAGAAGAAAATAGGTTCTGGAGGTTTTGGAGTTGTTTACTATGGTAAAACAAAAGATGGAAAGGAAATTGCAGTTAAAGTTCTGACCAGCAATTCCTTTCAGGGAAAGCGAGAATTTTCAAATGAG GTAACTCTTCTTTCAAGGATACACCACAGAAATCTGGTCCAGTTTCTTGGGTACTGCCAAGAAGATGGTAGAAGTATGCTTGTTTATGAGTTCATGCACAATGGAACTCTCAAGGAGCATCTTTATG GCCCATTGACACATGAACAGAGAATCAATTGGATCAAGCGTCTGGAGATTGCTGAAGATGCTGCAAAAG GGATCGAATACCTTCATACAGGCTGCGTTCCAGCCATTATTCATAGGGATTTGAAAAGCAGCAACATTCTAATTGACAAAAACATGAGGGCAAAGGTTTCAGATTTTGGTCTTTCCAAACTTGCAGTAGACGGAGCATCCCATGTGTCCAGCATAGTTCGGGGCACTGTTGGCTATCTGGATCCTGA GTATTATATCTCCCAGCAGTTGACAGACAAGAGTGATGTTTACAGCTTCGGTGTCATTCTTCTTGAGCTAATATCCGGTCAAGAAGCGATATCTAATGAAAACTTTGGTGTTAATTGCCGAAATATAGTCCAGTGG GCAAAGTTACACATCGAAAGTGGGGACATTCAAGGAATCATTGATCCCTCGCTGCATGATGAATATGACATCCAGTCAATGTGGAAGATAGCGGAGAAAGCTTTGATGTGTGTTCAAGCACATGGATACATGAGGCCATCAATTTCAGAGGTTCTCAAGGAAATCCAAGATGCAATCTTAATGGAAAGGGGTGCTGCAGCAGCAAGAGACGGTAACTCAGATGATACATCGAAGAATTCAATTCATTCTTCGTTAAACTTGGGTTCCTTGGATCTTGGTGGGAATGATAATTACCTATCACTTGATGAGTCTATTGTGAGGCCAACTGCTCGATAG